From the Roseiconus lacunae genome, one window contains:
- a CDS encoding BatA domain-containing protein, with protein sequence MNLLNGVLALGAFAFSIPLVIHLFFRSRFTSVDWGAMHLLQNVIRVNRRRMQVTNLLLLLLRCLIPVALAFCLARPVWTGLRALAGDAPKTLVIALDDSRSLSVTPPGDVALIETAKEELREILAGLSRRDEVMLVRSSRIGAIASKMGVSEAIAKLRRVDATGSPVTIGQLMDAAMVASQDASHPRRQILVVSDFQEVTMGVSTLETAQRVAAEVATAKQAGVETIFDFLNVQPDWEELHNVSVDAVTVESPVVVSQRTGVYSVTVRNAGETPANDVRLVWAIDGRPLDPRSISIDAKSSVTNRLTQTIDEPGVHQITAMIDRADMMVDDNRRSTLVNVMPKVNVLLIDGQPSRNPLGGAADYLAIALSPFSFGGDDRPDPIKSTVVPLRRLNADLLREDPQVVVLANVDRVPDGIQGELVRFVHRGGGLVIFDGPNVRPETYNLTWTTGATTDGETSSRLKLVFPAELGEVVGASGTEERDIDPQSGEVFAIDRPNAQYEPWKFLVGDNDPFSEVSVTKYRELKLTPPGGESVRDQRVLLQTTEGDPIAISQSIGEGSVVQFAISGNDRWTNWPLRPIFLPMIGQMVLDLAGQENEFTVSVGQPIVVSQEQFDRTWRSDTPTRWNWVAETPAGEINLPRLSAGEPVRITETYEAGLYSITRTSNTQPSEESKQEDLKQTIMRLAEVDASESILNGAGGQQFDRLRETLQAGAFETAGELSTADRSRSFGREVWRWLWLLVVIGLVAELWVQQNILAKSRGDGGL encoded by the coding sequence ATGAATCTACTTAACGGCGTCCTTGCACTGGGGGCGTTTGCTTTCTCGATTCCTTTGGTGATCCATTTGTTCTTTCGCAGTCGCTTTACCAGCGTTGATTGGGGAGCAATGCACCTGTTGCAGAACGTGATCCGAGTCAATCGACGCCGCATGCAAGTGACGAACTTATTGCTATTGTTGCTACGGTGCTTGATTCCCGTCGCATTAGCATTTTGTTTGGCGCGTCCGGTTTGGACTGGATTGCGTGCGTTGGCCGGTGACGCGCCCAAGACGCTAGTGATCGCACTTGACGATTCGCGAAGCCTGTCGGTGACACCACCGGGAGACGTGGCACTGATTGAGACCGCAAAGGAAGAGCTTCGAGAGATCTTGGCGGGCCTTTCACGCCGCGACGAAGTCATGCTCGTTCGGTCATCTCGGATCGGGGCGATCGCTTCAAAGATGGGAGTGTCCGAGGCAATTGCCAAACTTCGCCGCGTCGACGCGACTGGCAGTCCGGTGACGATCGGACAGTTAATGGATGCCGCGATGGTTGCTTCCCAAGACGCTTCGCATCCTCGCCGACAAATCCTGGTCGTCAGCGATTTCCAAGAAGTGACGATGGGGGTGTCGACTTTGGAAACAGCACAGCGGGTTGCCGCCGAGGTCGCTACGGCCAAACAAGCCGGTGTGGAAACGATCTTCGATTTTCTGAACGTTCAGCCTGATTGGGAGGAATTGCACAACGTCTCCGTCGACGCCGTGACAGTCGAATCGCCGGTCGTCGTTTCCCAGCGAACGGGCGTTTATTCGGTCACAGTTCGAAACGCCGGCGAAACTCCTGCCAATGACGTCCGCCTGGTTTGGGCCATCGACGGCCGACCGCTGGATCCGCGAAGCATTTCGATCGACGCGAAGAGTTCGGTGACCAATCGGTTAACGCAAACGATCGATGAGCCAGGGGTTCACCAAATCACGGCGATGATCGATCGGGCAGACATGATGGTCGACGACAATCGGCGCAGTACGCTTGTCAACGTCATGCCAAAAGTCAACGTGCTATTGATCGACGGACAGCCGAGTCGCAATCCGCTCGGTGGGGCGGCCGATTATCTGGCAATCGCGTTGAGCCCCTTTTCTTTTGGCGGTGACGATCGTCCCGATCCCATCAAGTCGACGGTCGTCCCGCTGCGACGGCTGAACGCTGATTTGTTGCGAGAGGATCCTCAAGTCGTCGTCTTGGCCAATGTGGACCGCGTTCCCGATGGGATCCAAGGCGAATTGGTGAGATTTGTTCATCGCGGTGGGGGATTGGTGATCTTTGACGGACCCAACGTACGCCCCGAGACATACAACTTGACGTGGACGACTGGTGCCACAACAGATGGGGAAACGTCGAGTCGTTTGAAGCTCGTGTTTCCGGCCGAATTGGGGGAGGTCGTTGGAGCTTCCGGGACCGAGGAACGAGACATCGATCCCCAATCCGGCGAGGTCTTTGCGATCGACCGACCGAACGCTCAGTATGAACCGTGGAAGTTTTTGGTCGGTGACAACGATCCGTTTTCTGAGGTTTCGGTCACAAAGTATCGAGAACTGAAGTTGACGCCTCCCGGCGGAGAAAGCGTCCGTGACCAACGCGTGCTCTTACAAACGACCGAAGGCGACCCGATTGCGATCTCGCAATCAATCGGAGAAGGTTCGGTCGTTCAGTTTGCCATCTCGGGGAACGATCGCTGGACGAACTGGCCGCTACGACCGATTTTTTTGCCTATGATCGGTCAGATGGTCCTTGACCTTGCCGGCCAAGAAAATGAATTCACCGTTTCGGTCGGCCAGCCAATCGTGGTCTCACAGGAACAATTTGATCGGACGTGGCGATCGGACACACCGACGCGGTGGAATTGGGTTGCCGAAACGCCCGCCGGTGAGATCAATTTGCCAAGACTCTCTGCCGGCGAACCGGTCAGGATTACCGAAACTTACGAGGCCGGCTTGTATTCGATTACCCGAACGTCGAATACGCAGCCCTCGGAAGAATCGAAGCAAGAAGACTTGAAGCAAACGATCATGCGGCTTGCCGAAGTCGATGCCTCAGAATCAATACTTAACGGCGCCGGCGGACAACAGTTCGATCGGTTGCGCGAGACGCTTCAAGCGGGCGCCTTCGAAACGGCAGGGGAGCTGAGTACGGCGGATCGCTCGCGTTCATTCGGTCGCGAAGTATGGCGCTGGCTGTGGTTGTTAGTCGTGATCGGCCTGGTCGCTGAATTATGGGTTCAGCAGAATATCTTGGCGAAGTCACGTGGCGACGGAGGCCTCTGA
- a CDS encoding DUF58 domain-containing protein yields MARLQMLAREVVEGYCTGRHRSPHKGFSVEFKEHRQYVQGDELKNIDWKVYGKSDRLYIRQYEEETNLRCTILVDQSGSMEYGGKRSVDGLTKREYVVRLSAAIAYFLLGQQDPVGLITFDHDVRQQVPLRSRPSHLRAILTGLLANHDRRETDLGAVFRKVISKIGRRSLVVVLSDSMGDLESLSRSLAQLRASRHEVIFFQILDPDERDFPFSGRIQFKDLEQVAPEQTVDAGVLAEAYREKLAEHNALLKEACRRSRVDLVQVTTDEPFVDVLHQYVSARRRLTR; encoded by the coding sequence GTGGCACGCTTACAAATGCTCGCCCGCGAAGTCGTCGAAGGTTATTGCACTGGCAGACACCGTTCACCCCACAAAGGGTTCAGTGTCGAATTCAAAGAGCATCGACAATACGTCCAAGGTGACGAATTAAAGAACATCGACTGGAAGGTCTACGGCAAAAGCGATCGTCTATACATTCGTCAGTACGAAGAAGAAACCAATCTCCGCTGCACTATCTTGGTCGACCAAAGTGGTTCGATGGAATACGGTGGAAAGCGTAGTGTTGATGGATTAACCAAACGGGAGTATGTGGTCCGTCTATCCGCCGCTATCGCCTACTTTCTACTCGGCCAACAAGATCCCGTCGGCCTGATTACGTTCGACCACGACGTTCGCCAACAAGTACCACTGCGCAGTCGCCCGTCACATCTTCGCGCGATATTAACGGGCTTGTTGGCCAACCATGACCGGCGGGAAACGGATCTTGGTGCGGTATTCCGCAAAGTCATTTCGAAAATCGGTCGCCGAAGCCTAGTCGTGGTTCTGTCTGACTCGATGGGAGATTTGGAATCGCTCTCACGCTCACTGGCACAACTACGTGCCAGTCGGCATGAGGTGATTTTCTTTCAAATCTTGGATCCCGATGAACGCGACTTTCCCTTTAGCGGTCGTATCCAGTTCAAAGATCTCGAACAGGTGGCCCCGGAGCAAACCGTCGACGCGGGAGTCTTAGCGGAAGCTTATCGCGAGAAATTGGCCGAACACAACGCGCTATTGAAAGAGGCATGCCGTCGAAGTCGTGTTGATCTGGTGCAGGTGACGACGGATGAGCCCTTTGTCGACGTCCTTCATCAGTACGTTTCCGCCCGTCGGAGGCTAACACGATGA
- the rarD gene encoding EamA family transporter RarD, with translation MSNLTTAAPSCRGEYGLNPTQIGFAFAITANTIWGLFPIFWSFLGKMPAVELVCHRIAWAFVFSVIIAVTRFYSTPQNARRELLRTIFQWRTWALYAASAVLIAINWLAFLYAVTNDQVLLSSLGYYINPLFNVLLGVIVFGESLRRSRWVAIGLATVGVVIMAIGTGEIPWVSLFMASSFAGYAMLKKKAKLDAMYGLLLETTVLIIPTLAYLGYLQSSGQATFATQHWSVDGMLILGGLMTLVPLALFSAATRRTPLSIIGVLQYVGPTLQFIVGVFYFGESVSLQRLVGFAFVWAGVAIFLYNRRR, from the coding sequence TTGTCCAACTTGACCACTGCCGCCCCCTCCTGCCGGGGAGAATACGGACTCAATCCGACACAAATTGGATTCGCGTTCGCAATCACGGCCAACACGATCTGGGGATTATTTCCAATCTTCTGGAGCTTTCTGGGCAAGATGCCCGCGGTCGAGTTGGTCTGCCATCGTATCGCTTGGGCATTCGTGTTTTCGGTGATCATTGCGGTGACGCGATTTTACTCGACACCGCAAAACGCGCGGCGCGAGTTACTTCGGACCATTTTTCAGTGGCGAACCTGGGCGCTCTACGCCGCCTCGGCCGTGTTGATCGCGATCAACTGGCTAGCGTTTTTGTATGCGGTGACCAATGATCAAGTCCTTTTATCGTCGCTCGGTTACTACATCAATCCGCTGTTCAATGTCCTTCTCGGCGTGATTGTCTTTGGGGAATCTCTGCGACGTTCTCGGTGGGTCGCGATTGGTCTCGCGACCGTTGGCGTCGTGATCATGGCGATCGGTACGGGAGAAATCCCTTGGGTATCGTTGTTCATGGCGTCCTCGTTCGCCGGCTATGCGATGCTAAAGAAGAAAGCCAAATTGGATGCGATGTACGGGCTGTTACTCGAGACAACCGTATTGATCATTCCAACACTTGCCTATCTTGGCTATCTACAAAGCAGCGGCCAAGCCACGTTTGCGACCCAACACTGGAGCGTTGACGGGATGTTGATCTTGGGTGGTCTGATGACGTTGGTCCCGCTGGCTTTATTCTCCGCAGCGACCCGCCGGACACCGCTTTCGATCATCGGAGTCCTGCAGTACGTCGGTCCTACATTGCAGTTCATCGTCGGTGTGTTTTACTTCGGCGAATCAGTCAGCCTACAACGTCTAGTCGGCTTCGCATTCGTCTGGGCTGGTGTTGCCATCTTTCTCTACAACCGCCGCCGGTGA